The Solanum lycopersicum chromosome 8, SLM_r2.1 DNA segment CAAATAAACCTCATATTTGTGTTTTTACGGCTCCATTGAGTTTGTAACGTCGAATATGATCGATTCGCATATGTGGTTTGTATTAGAGGGTTCCCAACGAATCTCGAGGGTCTTTTAGATGATTATGAATTGACTGATTTTATCTGTGTTCTGGTGCAACCGTCCGGATTCACGGAGCTTTTGGCATATTCACGCAAGGGAGGtggatttttcatttttggagCTTTGAGAACTCGATATAGGCGATTTCAAGTGGATTTTTCGAGACAAAATTGTTGGGAAACGTTTCTTAGCTCTAAATCTTCGATTAccgattattattattgaatttatgagtttaaatcaaatttttggGTTGATAAATTGAGAATTTTTCATAAACTTGAGTTTTGAAGAAAAAGTGAATTATGAACTGattttcaaattcattttcGAAATGATTTTCCCTAATAAATTCCTAAAGCCTTGAGTAATATTTTCaagtattgtttttttaattcaaactttatttttgaaattgagtaTTGTATTGAATTACCTCTTTTCAAGGAGATCGTTGTCGATGTTGTTGTTTCTGAAAAGTAATTGTGAATACTTGCTTATTTATAAATTGTGTGGCTTCGAAAGGAATTCGATAGGGAAAGACTCAACTATTTGAACAATTGTTGATTGATTTAAGGCAAGTGGGTTCCTATATCTTGTATTTCAGTTTGAATTTGTATGCTTACGTTGTTGATTGTGTGTTGGGATCCATGAGAATGAGGTGAAGGGTTTGAAATGCCCGATCACTTGCTATacctaaatgaataaaaaagggTTGAAATGAAAATGTTATGTGTTAAACGCGCGATGTGAATTGTCTTAATGTAAATCTTATTGATTTATTGATGAAATGCTTGAAAACATAAACGTAGACTTGAATTGTGCAAATTGTTGTCTCTTCTATGCGGTGTAATATTGCATGTGTGCTTTGATCATTGAACATCGTGATGGAACATGTGATGAGTTATTATACCAAGGTCATTGCCGACAAGTATTATAATGTTCGAGGTCTTTGTCGACAAGCGTTATTATGCTGAGATATTTACCAAAAAGTGTTATTATGTCGAGGTTTTTAATTATCAGAGAGTGCTATTATGCCAAGATCTTTGCCGGCAAGTGTTATTATGCCAAAGTTTTTACCACACGAGCGTTATTATGCCAATATCTCTGCCAGCAAGTGATACTAGTCTACGGAAAATGGTTTTGGATAGTGATGATCTTTTGACTTGATACACTTGATGTTTATGTGTGTCTTGTGAGTTTTAATTGATGTGCTTTTTATGTGTGACAAAACTTCTTGTTATTGAGATTGAATTATTTGATTGTTGATTATTAAATTGTGAAGATCAAACCGTAAATATAGAGCCTGTGATTGTGTATTGTAGAATTGCTAGGTTGAGCTATTTTTGTGCAGGTTATAGTTTGAGGAGGTACGATCCATTGCTCTATACTTGTGTAGGTTTTGAGCTCGGACACATATAATGTCTCTCTCGTTCTGTTGAATCTTGAGGCTCGTCAAGGCTTGaagaggtagttgtttgtcattCAGCGGACCCTCTTTATCCTTTTCTTACACTTTGTTCTATTTGAGAAACAAAGTTTGAGACttgtatttatttcttaaatctGCACTTATATATTTAGTGgtttgtacacgtgacaaccataTTTTAGGGATTCAAATAGAAGAATAAGTTTTATGCTTTATCTCGTTCTTCTTTAACTATTATTTTCGGTGATGAGTTGAGGTTGACTTATCTTGAtgagaaaaaacaaatattaccACCTCTATTTATGAAtcgattatttaaaattttaataatatacattaacttttaaataaaataaacatttttagGATAAAAGTTATTgcgacaaataaaaatgaaaatcaaagaaaattgCAGTgtgcattcttttatttttaatcacaTTTTTTTTGGTCCAAAATACATAATGAAATCACCTTTATTATATAGTTCTaatggataatttttttttatataaataaaatttaattaaattctaatataaatatcaaattatcGAAAATTAAAAACAGATGGAGGGGAACGAATATGTAACATTGATGTGgacctttatatatatataaacaaataaaaataattgaggtGTACTCTATAGTACTCTACGTTGTAAACAAAACTGAAAAGCATAGTTAAAAAGAAAGAGACAATTGACAAGAGCAAAAGCGCGTGGGTCCCACACAAGAAATTATCTCCTCGCGTGGACTTATTGGCGCACGGTCACACTATTGTGGGTTCCACTTACCTGCAAAATCTGAATTTTCAGGTGCACCGATAATAATGTCTATTATCGAAAAcatgattttaaatataaataaaaaggaattttttttttatataatcacataaaatagtttaattatattttatagttaTGATTTGATAATTACATTTTGTAGCTATATATTATAAGGAAGAGAGaagtgagagagagaaaaaaaagtaaatgaaaatggaattgtatgtatatatcggttaaataattatatgttatatgtatatatttgttgATATGGCAAACGAGACGGAGAGAGGAAGGAAAGAGAGGAGCAAAattgagagagggagaagagaggCGAACGAGGTTGAGAGAGGAAGAAGAGTGAGAgataaattgtatattatacatatatatttatatatgttgaaGAATTATACGTATACAAACATGACCAATTATGCAAATTTAAAGTCAATATAGTAATTAATGTACAATATTAACCgcgagtgataattatagcaaactataattatgatgagtaattaaatattataaatttatttaactatataatttttcctaaataataatgtaatagaTTATCAAGAATATGatccaaaatataaaaagttaatGAGTATGAAAGGATGATAAGTTTAACCTATTTTGCTCATGTTTGATCGATAGTAAAAATAcattttccaaattttcttttttttactatagaattgataaataaaaaagtatttttatttaaattattaaggATATGAAtctaaatgttttttaaaattttaatttatatgagttAGTTacattatgtttttaaatatctttttaatagGTGTATCTTGGCTTGCTATGAAATGAGGGAAGTgttttattcttcaattataatattacttattaattcttttataacaatttttatagcttatagtattttttttctctcgatatttttactttatgaaCGCGTGGGgtctatcaaaaaaaaattctctcgatatttttactttatgaacttgtggggtctatcaaaaaaaattatttctttttccataAAGTAGTTATAAGTTTGTATAAATAACACTCTTTTTTAAACATCACTTGTTgaatagttttttcttttttagtttgtcGTTGTTGTTTTATCGAGGTCCCACTTAGTCATTATGGTAAGGTAACATTTTATAGTTTAAATAAggtttaatatataataagtatgctctttatctttattttattttatatttatattttttgattctgagtatatataaatagatatttaaatatacataaattaaataaatagatatatatcTTTTACATGATATTATCTTATATGACAATTTATGTTTTATGTGATATTCTGTATGTATTATATCACATAAGATTCATATTTCTACttgttaaattttatacaaattatgtatttatttgtgCAAACTCAAAGTTGATagatataaatatgaaatgaaaccaacttaaatgacatatttatgtattatgtcattaaataataataattgttttttcttataGCAATATAACTGGTTTAGggttataaaattaaatggcACTATgataaatttgacatattttttaattttaaataataaaatttatttattttttattttcttaaactttagGATAAATCGAAATAATAAGTCAGATGATGAAATCGACGGTGGGTAACGGGGAGGAAAGGTGTTGTGTGGGACCCATTCGTGATGTGTGGGGACCACCGCTCTCAGAAACGGCCAATCTGAAATCACTGAACAAACTACTCCGATGGCTATTTTTGGCGCCAAACATACACGAGCTCATATAACAAATTTTACGTATCAAGAGTGGACCAAatcatatatagtaatatattttttaaaatatatatttgaatatttgaattatttcgACTAATTTAATGAAATATCTATCAACTATTATTAATAAtagatattgttataattagaatatattaagaaaagatTGATCTAGCTTTCACTTAATCgcaaattttgaaattagaacttaaaaaatttagtttttgaatttgaaatctCCCTTGAAGATTGATTGGATCAATTTTTAGAGCTTGAAAATTTGATTCAgatttatgattaaataaatatttgaagataAACTTTTAACTATTTGATTCAAaagttattataaattattcttattaaaatttgaacttaGAAAACTCAGAGtgttttcaatttatttcattcatCATTGTCATATAAATCagataattttattgtttcaattaaataataagttagATGCACATTTCATTGTATTAATTTATACTCTACGTCATATTTATTTGCtaagaatattatttatatagttgataaattttcatagcataatttttattttacccttaaCTAGGAAGAAATCTTATaggaattatattatatatttaagaacTATTAGAAGCAAAAGCTTATACTTCGTATATTTTTATAGGTCGTTAGCTTAagataaacaattttaaaagttctttatattttcattttgtttttgtgtttgGTCAAATTGAGGCATATGGAATACAACGGGAGGCATAGAATAATTGGAAGggtataaaaaaatgaattctattttaattttgtaaattgacaaataatatggagtaattatttataataagatGGAACACTAATTTGAGATACAGAGGGcaataatgtatattaagtCAATTTTTGGTAACTTGAATatgataaattacatattataatcaataataatatagattatactgtataaaaattattatgatttactAAATgcagataaatatttttcttgtgaGAGTCAAATATAAAAGTTTTAGTAGATTCTATTCGTTTATCATCTTATCAACTACTTATTTAATCACTTGGTGCACTTAatgagataaataaaaatatttcatgaattgaGATATTTTTATGTGTGATATAGTGATGATCAAAATTAGGCGAAAGAATAATCCTAATCCAAGATAGAATCTAAgtaaacaaattttttattttttattcaaagaCATAGTATATTCGgtttttttaattacataatataatataatattttcttatatgattttaaacattttatataatttggcTGATCCATGCTTGAAAAAGCATATgctataataatttattttatctattgTGTTTTCTGTGGATGTTAATGTTTTTATAGTTAATTTGATGTTTTCAACACTCAACTTCACCAAAAATATCATGTTTATAATCATGCAGATTATTGTTAGAATGTTAATTCAAAATTGTGGTAGGAAGTCTTAGTAATCGTTTAGGACTTGACATTTAATAATTGATATGATTAATgtctaaatataatttataatcaatattataatgaagtagttttagattttttaattaaaataagctttacattattatataatCGATTTATAGGGTGCTTCTATTAATTTCCTTTGCAGAGATAATAACTATATAGAATTTCACTTGAGCATGAGAAAATTATTTTCGTGCAAccattaattaatatgaatgcCACCCGTCTTTGAAAGGCGGGTGCGTGAGGCGAGATGTTTTATACAGTATAAGGTGAGGCGTAAGCTTTGAGACACGGGGCGTAAGTCTTATGAATCTACGGGGACAGTCACATGTATattcaattatataatattatactaataaaataagtaaaagtaaacttttcaataaattatgatttttatgtgagATAAAGTGTTTATAttcaataatgaagaaaaaaaggattatgctttttttgaaaatattagagAAATATGGAACTTTTTTTTCCATTAATATTAGTATCAGTCCCAAATATTGTcccaaaaattatatttatattttatgtgaattttataaaaaatgtgaaaacGGAATATAATCTGAAGTTATTATATCATGACTCATATAATCACTCGATTTTGAATGGTTTgcttaaaaattaattcaattttactttataatcctaaaatcattcaatttagaataatttatatagaaagtcattcaactttatttcataatttcaaaatcactcaactattaatgataaattttacttaaaaagacatataatcaatttaaataatttttaattaaatatattaagataattgaaaatgaatatcttatatttctacaaaaaaattaatctaaaagaaaaattacattTCAAACAggttatactaaaaataaaccaaaaaatatttcataaaatccAACAGGTTATACAAAAAAATCTCATGCAGTATAAAGTTTTCGAAAAGTTAAATAACAGTACAATAATAATGTTGCAGTAGTTAGTAGTAAATATGCTTTTCACATCACAAAagtcattttcatttcttttgctATATAGTATTGTTTTCTTCGTTTCATTTTATGTtacactattttattttacacaatatatatgttcttaatataattgcaattttttttaaaataaaagaaagattctaaaattaaattattttttaattataataaaataatattatgatatgacataaaataaaatagttatataaaagaaaaaaagaagaagcataaATGACATCATGTAGATTTTAATTTAACTactcctcttttctcctttttcctCTTTACATGGTTGGATATTAGCTGTCaaataaaatctattttcttttattttttatttttttgttaaaaaatcactctcaaaaaaacatatataaaatgactTTCAAAAACCCTTCCCACCTTCCACACTTGTTTTTCTCTCTGTGTCCTTTCATTTCCAAAATTTTCTCTCCGATTAAAATTTTACTGTTTTCCGGCCATCTCTCCGGCCAAATCCTGCCGGAAAACTCTAATTTTTAAGCGACTTTTGCATGTAGACTTCGAAATCAAGGTATTCTActtgtttcctttttttattacaCCTTTTGTAACTTGtagtatcaaaaaataaattatttcaattttttttaacaataagCTTGTATgattctttctatttatttattaggtGTTTTACGAAATTAATCGAGGTGGGCACAAACTAGGTAGATACGAGAGTCGTAAAAAAAAAGCTCGGTAATTCGATTTAGTGTTTTGTTTTCATCtattgaaattgatgatattatttgGCTTCtacaaatttgtttttttttaaaattttttttttggttttttgttgaattaatttattttaagcgtgtttttagatgatttttttttgacgTTTTTATTAGTTGGTTGTATACTTGAGTACGTTTAATTAGCATAAGATAAGGTTGAGATTGtgaaaataagaataattttaCGCAAATGACTGCTTTCATGCTTAATTAATGATtgtatgatttttcttttaattggcCCCACCAAAGTAGgtttatttgaattaatacattaataataGGTCATCAATTAAGGCATAACATACAAATAGACATGTTAATTTCGCCTCAATCGATAGCTAAAcacttaaattttgaaaaaaaaaacacatctaCACACCTAAGTTTTTGTCGAATATGTCACGTTAGCATCAAGGGTTCACCCCGACATAGTGGGGATTGAGTTTTAGTGTTTGAATGTGGATTTTCAAAGTTGGAGTGATTAGATTGTTAGTTTGAGTCgatgatatttatattatatctaTTGATAATTTGCAGAAATTGTCTAACTTGTGTTTTATtcttataaaattattcaaaaataattgagCTTGTTAGTAGTTGCTGAGGCAGAGCGAAGGTTCAGGGATGAattgtacaaaaaaaaatatatattaatttatgtaattatgtaGGCGTAGATTCTGTTATTGATGAGTGTATTTATTTTAACGCATGCCTTgttatattcttattttgttttatagaATAAGCACAGTATAAGcattctttattttatcatagtttatgcttaatatttaatataagaagaTGATGATTTAACAATTTCTAAGGTATTCGAAAGTTTTCATTTGCTCTGTAATTTGCTAAAGCATATCTTTTGTGCCGAAGATTTATCGGAAATAAGCTTGAATAAGGTATGAATACATCATATCATTCCAGACCCTACTCGTGGAATTGTACTGAGTacgttttgttgttgttgtaagtTGTAACGTATGCAGAAGCTTGTCACCTATCGTTTAATTGCGATATAATACTCTTTTTATGgacatttgaatattttttaatgctCTAGGCATACTTTTGGTATCTCTTGAATTACATGATAATACTTGGATTTGCATAAGGTTTTTTGAGTTATACATCCATACAAACTGGGATGAAATTTTTAAGCAAGTATAGTTAATtgtgtttgctttgaaatgtatgtatttttcttctatGACAGTTCTTTGAACGAGGTGGCTGTTGAAACATACGTATGCCTACTAGTATCCTAATATCCgtactcttttcttttatataggACTGCTATTACTTGTCAGCGAATTGAAGCAATAGAAGGAAAGATGATGCAACACAAAAGAAGTCCAATTTCCCTCGAGCATAGCAGCAGCCTCACATCTCTTACACCAAAACGACTAAAGGCCGATATGCCCATTTCCTCCAAGGTTTGTTTTCTTTCCCTTTTGCTGCTTGCAATGCTGTTATTATTGGTGCACTTGTTTATGGACATAGATATATTTTCTATGAACTTATTATCTTGTATCGTTTTTAGCTCGTGGccttaatacttttttcttggATACTTTCAACATAGGCTAGCAGGCTGTACTTAATGATGTTCTGTGTGTTGTATGTTTCATTGAGCTAAAGATTTGACATTTTTGTTCAACTTTTAGTCTTTAGGCGAAGGTTGAACTGACCaaagaaaattctaaaataCCAAAATAGTTCATTCAAATTTCCCTATTTGAAGTGTCCGAATTATAGGAGGGCGTTGGTCACATTCATTTGACTACTCCGAGTCTCGAATTTGTTTTTctagaagaatttttttttgcaaactTTATCTTTGAGTTGTTGATATGGAATTTTTCGCCTTtgcatttttcctttaataggagaagaaggagaagtttGGTGAACGTATAGTTGCTCTTCAACAGCTGGTGTCACCATATGGCAAGGTAATTCGCTAATTCTGCAGGAATTGAGCAATGAATTTCAACTTCTATTTAAAGAGAAGGTTTAGCAAAGTTCATTCTGAGGTACCAAAAGGTGGAATGTCTTTGAGTTCTTTTTCCTGTGCTTGCAAAATCATGTCCGCGTAGAGCAGCTGAAGTTAAATTAGCTCACTCAATCCTTACTTAACCATTGAATTTTTCATCATAGGGATAAAATCTTGATTTCTGTTATATTTGCAGACAGATACGGCTTCTGTTCTCCTTGAGGCAATGGGATACATAAAATTCCTCCATGAACAAGTGAAGGTGTGCCTTTgccaacttttttctttttcttcatctaTAGGAACTATAATCCCGCACGACTGATTAAAGATAAGAAAGTTCGTGGTACTTTATGAGATTTTTCTCGGGTCGGGCCTGGACATGGTTTTTGGTCAAagctattggtatatgttgacAAAAATACGAGGGTGACAAACTTTGTGGTTCTTTGTTTGTTACTATTTTTTAGGATTTTCCCATAAACTTCTGTTCATAATGCTCCTAGTAGTGAATTTTATGCCTCAGAATGTTCTGCGAATTTAAGTGATTGTAAGATCACGTTTCCATTTTCTCTAATATCCCCTGTCTACATTCTTCACATCTTTATCTGATTGTAGAGATTGAATTTGAGAGTTTAGATATGTTCACATGTGAATATTGCATTTTGCTTGATGATAAAGTGTGTAGTGCGTTAGTCTTGTCATATTTTGGAAGCAAAGGTCACAAATATTATCTTCCTGTTCGTCTCTTGTTGATTGTTTTTTCCCCCTCAAAAATCTGTTAGTTTGTACCATGTCAAAGCAACTTGTTTTTTCTACGTAAATAACTTGTTCATTTAGATTATGACGCCTTGGACTAATATTTCTACAATGTACGCATCCGAGTCAGTTTAATCTCTGCTATGAACAtgacttcatttcattttcctGGT contains these protein-coding regions:
- the LOC543581 gene encoding transcription factor bHLH113 isoform X1 gives rise to the protein MMQHKRSPISLEHSSSLTSLTPKRLKADMPISSKEKKEKFGERIVALQQLVSPYGKTDTASVLLEAMGYIKFLHEQVKVLSAPYLGTMPMSKTQESQPYNLRSQGLCLVPVSYTVGVASSNGADIWAPIKTSQKF
- the LOC543581 gene encoding transcription factor bHLH113 (The RefSeq protein has 1 substitution compared to this genomic sequence); this translates as MMQHKRSPISLEHSSSLTSLTPKRLKADMLISSKEKKEKFGERIVALQQLVSPYGKTDTASVLLEAMGYIKFLHEQVKVLSAPYLGTMPMSKTQESQPYNLRSQGLCLVPVSYTVGVASSNGADIWAPIKTSQKF